In Lagopus muta isolate bLagMut1 chromosome 14, bLagMut1 primary, whole genome shotgun sequence, the DNA window GGGTGGCTTCCTCAAGtttgtgtgtacatatatgtatgttgGATGCTACTGTAGCTGAAATGGGGATTCTCTGTAGCAGTCTATAAATACAATCTATGTTTGTCTGGTTACTGTAAGGGAATTAAACCAAGGGTTAATCCAAGAAGAGTCTCTTTGCATGcaggcaggaaaaaatacaatggAATGAGAGAGCAACTCATCTGCCACCACTTTACAatgtaagaataaataaattttgatGTCACACATCAAGCTATCTTCAGATCAGTGGATAAGTTTGGCAACTTAGGTCACCCCTGTGAGTATTAGAATTGTGGTTGAAGTTTGTTGGGGGTGAGAGCTAAAATAAGTGAATTCTAAAACTTAGAGAATCTGCAGTTAGATGCATTAGGACTGATATCAGGTACGTGATTGCACCTAACCTAAGACAGATGTAAATAGAGATAATTTACAGCTTTAAAATCCCTCTTATATGTTGTCTTATGTTAGAATAAAATAatcctttgctttaaaaaaattgtttcatgtTTTGGGGAGTTATGAGCTGTGGTGAATAGTGACAGATACAGACAACTGATCTGGTTGGGTGTTGTTGAGCCATAAGTTGGTAAGTGGGATTCCAGAAAAGATAGAGGCACAGAGCCTGTCTGCAGATGTCCATCATCTGAAATGGGCGAAGGCATAGTTAGCCCTGTAGCTATGCAAACACACAGGAGTCTCCTTCAGGAGACTTAGCAAGCCTGCAGAATTCAAGGCAGAAGCATGTAGATCACAATTTCTATAATCTGGAAGCAGATGATAAGCTATTGCTTCACTGAGTACATCTTTTGACGTTAGAACTTACATTGCCATATAAAAAGGACAACACGTTTGGCTTTCCCTTTACAGCTGGGTGTCTGCTGTTACACAAATACCAAATCTGTTGTTGTCATCTTAGGTTTCACTGATTCCAGTTTCCTAACGCTGCTGAGGAAGATGCCAGACATTGAACAACTTTATGGTCTTCATCCCAGATATCTTGAAAGACGCAGAGTTCGTGGCCATGAAGCTTTCAGCATTCCTGGAGTTCTAGAGGCTTTGCAGGCCTGTCCAAATCTGTTGGTGAGTGGTTAGATTCAAGAGAGAGattctttcaaaagctgaaataattctTGTTAACCAAACAGAAAAGTGTGGCTTACAGGATTTTGCATTCATATTTACTGAGTTTATACTGAAATCTGGCTGTACAACATAGCATTTAATTGTGACCATATATACAAGTGAACAGTGCTTACAAGTACTTTGTTTAGTTGCGCCAGTGGGAATCACAGGTGATGCTAAGTCCAGCTAAGAGTTTaaactgtgttttctcttgcttttaaaaagacgAGTCGCACTGCAAATGTCCAGTAAAATGACACTGCATTGTATTTGGTGTGTTACTAGGAAATTTACATGGCTAGTAAGCATATCGTTGCTTAAACTTACTGCTTGCTGTTATTGCTTATGCTTATTGTTGCTTAAGCATTtactttacttctttttttttttttccagggcgTTGAGACCTCCCATTTAGAGCTGGTGGAAGCTATCTGGACATACATGCCACAAGTTCATATTTTAGGGAAGTTTCGTAATCGTAACGGTGCTTTTCCAATCCCTCCTGAGAACAAGCTGAAAATTCCTATAGGAGCTAAAATTCAGACTTTGCACTTAGTAGGTGAGTGTTTAGAGGTGATGTGTATTGCCTTAATCACAGGTGAATTTAAAGTCTTTTAAAGTCTACTCTCAAACTCTTACTCAAACTCTGAGAGATTGTCATTATTGTGAAGAGAGGAAACTTGATTTTGTGGAATTTTTTGAGATATCTGTTGCAATACATATAGTAGCAGGAAGGGAAAGTCTTAAACTGTATTCACAAACTGAGGTGAAGGACTTGTGCTGAAAATATGTACAGCTTTTATCACACTTCATGtgacaaagaaaatgcttcatttttatagTCAGAGTATTGACCTGAAGAAATTTATCCTGGATTTTatactttaaaatgcatttttaaaagtggTTCCTGAATTgaactttcattttgtttgtgtattATTAGGAGTGAATGTCCCTGAGATTCCTTGTATCCCAATGCTGAGGCACCTTTATTTGAAGTGGGTGAGACTCACTAAACCACAGCCTTTTAAAGATTTCCTTTGTATCAGCTTACGCACTTTTGTAATGAGAAATTGTGCAGGTAAGAGGGATTCATCTGTGGTTTTAGCACATTGCAAATCTAATAATTGTGTTAAAGCTGCAAAGCTATCAACTGCAAATGGAAATCTGAGAGTTGTTTTATTCAAGGTGTTGTGTAGGAATATATTTCTCCCTGTTATTTGATGCTGTGTAATTCTGTTGAcatcttttaattatttaagatgatattttgtttaattttgttacATGCGCAAGCTTTTACCAACATTGATCTGTTCTGTGTAGGACCCACAAATTCTCTGAAGTATGTTCCCCTAGTGACAGGCCTGGCTTCTGCCCGAAATCTGGAGCATCTGGAACTGGTCCGTGTTCCATTTCTTGGAGGACTTATTCAGCACGTGGTAGAAGATAGCTGGAGATCAGGTATGAAACTTCTCTTGtactttaaataaatagatttttaaaaaatcatggaTGTATTTGGTTAATTCTCTTGTCACATCAACACTGGTAGAAGCGTAGAAGGCTTAAGGTTGTGTGatgaaatgatgtttttttgtCAGGTGGTTTTAGGAATTTGCACACTATAGTTCTGGGAGCTTGCAAGAATGCACTTGAAGTGGATCTTGGCTACCTCATCATAACTGCTGCACGAAGGTATGGCCCTTCAgagctttcttcttcctcttttttcaaaataagtgTCTTAGTAGTAAAGTTCAAGAATGTGGAGAAGCAGAACAACATTCAAAAGTTTAAGGAATGAGTACTTGTATTCTTTGGCTAAAATAACTGGAGttctttctgtgtctgaatCATGTTGTGTCTGGAAAGTGCTGTGCTGTTTAGTCTGGCTACTCTGGTGCTTCCTGTAACTGCAAAAAATTGCCATAAAGATACAAATATTCTCTTAATCCTACCATTGGTGAGGTATTTTCTTTGTGCTACCAGAGTGCATCTTCTTGAGTAGTTTCTGTGACAGCTGTTTGGGAATGCCTCATAATATGAATAATTCTTGATTGCATTCAGGTTGCATGAAGTGCGGATCCAGCCTTCCTTGACCAAAGATggtgttttttctgctttgaagatGGCTGAACTGGAATTTCCACAGTTTGAAACTCTTCATCTAGGATATGTTGATGAGTTTTTACTACAGTGTATGgcatttttaatatacataAATTATTTGATAGATACAAGGATTAAAAGAGTTGATGTCAATGTTCAGTCAATGTCTAAAGAGTGATCATAAAGAATTTTAGTTTACCCTTAATGAGGCTGCTGATCTCATACAACaaaatgcttgtttgttttttcacttcttgAAATGCTCATTGAAGTTAGAAAGTCTCAGCTTTATTCAGCTGAAGTGATTGTTTGATCCACTTTGCAATTTAGACTGAAATAGGGAATTAGAACATCGTGCTATGAAAGGCAGTTTTCTAAAGTTTACCACTATTTCTACTGTCTTTTCCATAGGTAAAATGACAAATGGGGACTTGGTGAAGTATGGCTTGGCTGATGTGGTTGAAAATCCAGGAATTATTACAGATATTGGTATGAAAGCTGTAAATGAGGTTTTTTCTTGCATCAAGTATCTGGTCATTTACAACTGTCCACATCTACATAACCCAAATAATTGGATCACAGGTATTGCACACTTTCtgaaattttagaaatattGTGTGAATAGCTCACATTTTTATGAGCAATTCATGCTAAATCTTAACTTTTAAGAAATAAGATCCTCTTAGTAAGAAGCAAAATAATGAGGTActaggtggaaaaaaataagtgttgAAATGTAAATGTGTGAACGATTCTTTGACTCCATGCATAGTTTCTGTATACAAATGTGAAAGTGTTTGCACTGCTAGGCAAGAGAGAGTacagtattttaatatataaaatgaCAATATGATCTACTTTTTATGTGTGTATCTTAAGAgtgcatatttttgttttaacctTCTTGAATGCACATCCTTGCAGGTCTTGTGGTGGGAAGATAGTTAAATCCTGTGGCCCTCTGGATTTTATGtatatttcagctgctgaagtaCTAGGGAGAAAGTGAGAAACAGATTAGGGTTCTTTTCAATATCAGTACTGATATGCTGTGAATTAGAAATGAAGatacaaatttattttgtgCAATCATTGAGTAATAACCATAAGATAATAAAATGACTTGTGACATTACTCACAGGAACTGTACACAGGATAATACAATGTAACTAAGGTGAGCATCCACAGAATTAACGTTTTGCTCTTCTTTGCAATTCAAAGGTTGGTACAACATGAAAACCCCATAGTGATtttagaacagattttttttatcctcaTACTACTGCTTATTCTGTTTTGTCGTAAGTACGATAGGTGATGCATGGTTTGGAACCAGAATGTTGCTGGTAACGGTCAGATGGGACACCAAACTCTAACCAAACTGCCTACTCTAAAATCTGGAAAGACAACAGTGAGAAATAAGTGAGATAGGAGTTCTTAAGGAAATAGatctcttctcttctgcagatcATTCAAGATGGACCCGGTTGGTTGACCTCACGTTGGTGCGATGCCACGCGATAAAGCTGGATTCGTTCAGTCAGTTCATTGAGTTACTGCCAAGCTTAGAATTTATTTCTCTGGATCAGATGTTCCGTGAGCCTCCTAAGGTGTGTATTTTGGggaattaatttgctttttatttttgcctgctCATTAGAAATACAGTGAACTCTAGCAGTTAGGCATGCTTCTAAAAGTTTTAGTAATTAAATTGAATAGCTTGGTGAGTGAATTAGGAAACTTAGGTTTGCAGTTGCTGTTATTATGGTTTGTTAGGGAGAGTGGTGCTGcttttgcagagaaaacagtGGCTTTTATGATACCATATGATCATGTGACCAGAAAACGTGATCCTTGATAGTTAGTTCTATCTTGAGGCTATTGTGTTCCAGGAAGACTGTATAGCCTGCTCATTGTATTGATGTAAATCATCTAGTAGCATATGACATATTTCAGTAAGTTAAGATTTTATTGTGTACAGAGTTTCCTTTCATTAGGATCcttacagagaaaggaaagtttTCTGGATTGCCATATTTAAGATAGACCTTTGCAGTGTATAACATAAGGAAATATTAGGAACAATCTACTAGCTCTTCTTATAGATATTAGTCTCTGTATACtgtcagaatgctttttttcatagcagTAGGGTACATTACAGAGGTAATCTGTCAATGTTTTCAGAGCTTTAGAGTTGTTCTTTGCTTTTAGGGCTGTGCTCGTGTGGGCTTAAGTGCAGGCACAGGAATCGGTGTCTCATCTGCCCTAGTCAGCAATCAGAACTCTAACAATGACAATGACAACAACAATAATCACCAAAATAACAACAATCCCAACATCCACCACAACAACCATCAACATCCAAATGACCAAAATGAGGAGAATGAGCTGCGGCAGGATGGGCAAGCTGAAGGGCAGCAGATTGCAGCTGAGGGTAATCTCTGATCTTTGTGAACCCTGCTGGGTAGTCAGTATGCTTGTATTGCTACTTACCTAGAGTCATAGAGAACATATATATTGAAAACCCTTACAATTCCTGGTGTGTAACTGTaattttttaaccttttcttaGTGCTGTCTGCACATTGCTGATACCTCTGATAAAAGCCATCTCCCTGTTGTATCTAGAAACTGATGCAGGGACATTAAAAATCAATGACTTGAGGCAGTACTGATGTTAGCAGTGTAAAACTTCAGTGTGATACTCATTCATGGATGGAGGTGTGAGGTGTTTTCTAGGCTTCTCTGGTCAGGGCTTAGTAGTGTGTCACAGTGTCCGATAGTATATTTTTAAGCTTTACCAGTGAAGACAGATGTCATTTCAAGGAATGAAGATGTAAATTCTGATTACACTACTCATTGCAATGGTAGAAGACTTTTGAAGAGTGGAAAATCTGGGAGAAATAAACCCCAAAAactgaaacttaaaaaaaaaaaaaaaaaaaaaaaaaagactaggACTTTAGCTAGAAAACGTAGAACAAGTTGCTGTGGGCTCTTTTAAGTAGAACAGGTCTTTACAGGACTTCAGTGTGCAAATTTGAGACTGTGAAGAAATCAAGGCAATTGTTACGTATTTCTTGGTGACTGACTGGCTAGGTGTTGATTGAATTCCTCTCCATGGgttttgttacttttatttccttcttttaactGTACCTCAATCTTCTCAGCACTAAATGAGATGGAGGAGGTGGCACCAGAAGAAGGGATGGCTGCTGGACAGGGCCACAGTGATGTCCCTGCTCACAGCCAAGCTGTTGTTCCTATGGAGGTTGATGAAGAGCAAGCAGGTAACTATGCTTTTGGTAAGAAACTGCCTTTTGGTATCACCTCTCAAGGTGTTAAGTACTTCAGTGTAAGTTtggttattaattttttttttccaggtgaaATATCTGGTACATTTGAAATTATGTTGCTAGCACAGCTtatctctgtgaagaaattcagtATGTTTTAAAGTCTGTATTACAATTTCcaattttcttctgcctttgttATTAGGTAACTAATAATATATGTTTATACTCAAGGTTGGTAATTCATGCTTCTTTTAATGATGGAGCCACAGAATGAGTGATGAAGTTGAATGAGATGGCTAAATTGAACTAAATTCATctctcataattttttttcaaggagtTCTGAAAGTTCTTCAGACTTTCAATCCActcttctcttatttttacttGAACTGTTGtggttcttctgttttcaggacCAAGTGGCATTCAACCTGTTGTAAAAGCAGCACCTATTACTGTACATGATTCAGACAGCGAGGATGAGGAAGAAAGCATgggaacaagagcctgcatcACTAACAACATTGCACAGAATTACtcagatggagaagagaaaaccaGAGATCCAGTGGAAACTAAAGAACCTTCAGGTGTGGAACAGCTGGGTGAGGGCTGGACAGTGTTCTGCAAaatttgttcttcagtttttcagtctTGTTTACAGCTTTGTAAAAGGCATGCATGTTTGTTTGCCTCCTccacttttcttccttattaTAAGTAAAGAATAGAGAGGCAAGGACATCTCTCTATGAGCTCTGATCATGTAGTTGTTGTACAGATGCAAATCAGAAGTAtagtgctgcactgctcagcaggcAGAAACCTGCCACTCTTTATTTGCAAGTGTGTGTAATTTAGCATGTCTGTGAAGGCAAATTTGCAGTTCTTTTGCATTTATGATTCCCCTGCCAAAGCATTGCTcctggtttaaaaataaaaaataaaaaaaaaaaagtgacagttGTGGCCATCTTTTGGTTCATACAGGACCTGTGGAATTGTCCTGGAGGGAGGGGATGCTTCCAGGTGAAGTTCAGTTTGATAGGAACTTTAGAATTCTCAGGGTTACGTTTAGTACTCTGTGTTCACCACTTCTCAACAGTGCTCATGATtactgtgtgtatgtgtatgtatatacttATTATTAGTATACATGTTATTAAGAGTCAGAGGCTCTTTGTGGTAGTGTGGCAACTATAGAGAGATGCAGAAAAGGGCATTCCATCCCTTGCAGAATTTACAGCTATAATATGTGCAGCTGTGGCAGTAATTCTGAGTCCTGTGTCTGATACTGTGTGACATGCTgtctttccagcagcacagatgacTTACTATTTCCTGTAGTTTTTATTCTAAGTGAAGTGGTTTCATATGTATGCAAGAAAGGAGGAAGTCAAAGTCAAATTATAAGTAGTTGACAGTTGAAGTGCATGTGGTATTAAGACTTGATGAGTTTTTAGCTAAGCAATTAGCATGGAAGTCCTGTATTGTGAAAGACTGAGAAATGAAATGGTCTGATACTGATTTGGTTTCTGTAAGACCAAGGAAGAATCAAAGCTGCAATGAAACAAGTATCTTCTTGTAGTCATCGCACTCCTTACACCTAATCTCTCTCGTCATTTTAGCACATTTCCATGAGGCTGTATAGGGCTATTGTTACAATGTAGACGTCGGTTCCCTTTGGGGAGTTGAAATAATCTGTAGTAGAAAATAAGAAGCGTTTAGAGGCAATTGGATAGAACTTCTGCAGAGCCAGTAATATTCTGGGGGGCCTAGTTTAGTGTAATTAGCTGAGAGAAATAAGTTAGTAGACTTTTAGGTTCTCCTTGTGATTATGTACACTATtcactgtgtttctttgttCATCTGTAAACTGAAATATCTAGAACCTACCTACACTGTGTTTTGTGCCTAGGAGGGGACCTAAAGATAGCTGTTGAAAACAAACTTTTGTCATATCTACATTATTATTTAATTCCTCAGATTTATTCCTtatatttaagaaaagagaaacctataattaaaaaacatataatttttttcatatttttgtggTTATGCCTTTTTAACCAACTGGTTAGCTGGTTTGTCAAAATATTAACCCTTCTGGCAAATACGTGTCATATTTACTGACAGGCACACCAGCACACCACTACAGAAATAGCTGAAAGACTTTATAGAAACTGAACAACCGCTCAAATTAGTGTTAATTCACATAACATCTGAAGGAGTTGTGAACAGCATAATGGTCATGACAGGATTTGTTATTGTCCTCTAGGCTACATTCTGTTTTAAGAAGCCTAAAAGAGTAGCCAGCACTCAGTATTTATTTGAACTGTGTATTTGGTTGTCTCATTGTTTTCTGATATTTAACTTACAGTGAGTGGTAAAGGCAAGACACCCTTGCGGAAGAGATGCAGTGCCAGCCAAGTGGGCCAGGCAAAGCAGTTCCATATGGAGGAAAGCAGCTGTGAGAAAGGTTGTCAAGTAACAAGTGAGCAGATTAAAGCAGACATGAAAGCAGCAAGTGACATGCCTGAAAGGAACAAAGGCAAAGATTCTTACCCGAGTTGTGGTAATGCAACAGGATCAACAGGATCAtccagctcctgcagtgctaTTTCTCCTAGCCCTGACTGTGCACAGACAGCTAGTAGCCACTGTGCTGGCACCAGCCTAACAGCTGCAGATGAATCCAGGCAGTGTGTCTGCTCACCTTGTAAAAGTGAAGGTTCCAGTGAGAGAGAGACTGAGGAGACCTCTGTTTGTTCCAGGTGTTCCTGCTACAAGCCACAGGACACGCAGCGGAGGACTAGTGGGTGTTGTGATGGGGAATGCCCATCCACCAGTGGTGCCTGCAGGAGTGGACGGAGCAGCACTGGGTCAGATTTTGCACTTAGGACTCTGCCGAACTGTGGGTCTCCTCGAGAGGCAGGTGGTGAGAGGACTAGTGGGAGTGCCTGTGGGCCTGCCAGTGGGGAGCAGAGCGTGGGCTCACAGCAGAAAACCTGTGAGATGCAGTATAAAGAAGAATATCCTCGCCGGCCGCTGACGAGAGCTAGAAGCAAGCTGTCACATGTCCCTCTGGTGTCAGAGTCAGGTATGGCCTATATACAGTGTTCATTTCTGAGTAAACTACTGTCCTGCCATGGGAAAGTGTTGAACAAGAGCAACACCCACAGGTAATAGTGAAGTTAAGCATGAAACATACTGAATAACAACTTTAAGTGGTTCTCAGAGGTTCAGAACAACTGACTTCACTGGCTTAGCTGGGTAAAATAACAAGTTCCTCTTTAAAGAATGccattgttgtttttctccatgcAAGTATTTCTGTATGTTATCCATTCctacaaaacagcatttcatttacTCATTTGAAAACCAAATGCAACTCCTTTTGACAGCATCTCTCTTCCTGTGAAGGTTGTCATTTATTGAAACTTAAGAATGCCTCCACTATTAAAATTCTCTCTTTAAAAGGAAGACAGCAGGTATGCTCAGATCTCAGAAAGAAGGCAAGAGTTAATAACTGATACTTTAtcaaacaataacaaaagccAAGATTAGGATTGAGATGTAATACTGTACAAGCTTGTGCACCTGCATGTTGGACTTCATTTCCAAGTGTGTAAGGCATGACAATCAAACGTGTTGAAAACTGTCTTTTATTAAACTAGTTCACTTTTCACGTAATATAAAGCATatgaataaaacaacaacaaaaaagtccTGAGGGGCTGAAATGAAGTTGGAAACGTTGGGAGAAGAATAAATGCAAGAGGTGAACTTGctatttcttctgaatttaCGTGCTTGCCAAACTAATAATCCTAGTTTGGCATAGCAGAGTTTGTAATTACCTCATATACTCAGCATTCTTTACTGAGAATACGtggcaataaaaatgaaactgagaaatGTAGCATGCTGGTTCCAGGCCCGTACGTGATGGAGGTAGAAAGGATTGGTAGCAGATTCATATCTCTGGTAACATGGAATAATTCAAACACAGCAAGTCCTTATGTTTTTCCAGTTTAACTTAGTGTTGCTAAGTGTGAACAAAACCTAAATCATGTAGGAAATCGTTCCATGGCTGAAAGCATCTCAGAAGAAGTGatcttatttttacatttaatattttttctaccTTGCTCCATTATGACTAATCtgcattatttaattaaaagacaGCATTTCCTCTCTATCTTCATAAGTCAGTGAGATCTTAATATTATTTTGCTGTAGAGTTTGAATTGTTTTCCTATAAATAACCTGGGAATGTGCAGTAAAAGTCACTGCTTTCCTCTATTCTGGTATAAATGAAACTGATTTTCAGATTCTGTAACAAACCTATATTTGGTAGttaaaagttttctttcctttttttttttcttttttcttttttttttttaattacttaaacAGTGGAATGAGTTGAACATCAAAGCCAGTGAAATGTAGAAAGCATTATGACCAGTAATGATCACTACGGTGTGTAATAGTGATTTTTACCTCAGTAAAAATGCAAGCCACAACTTTTCCTGTAAtgaatcttttcattttgacaTGTGTTAGTTCTCATTCGTGGTGAAGCAAGCTTTTCATGAGCTTAAAAATGTTGTGTTGAACCTTCTGTAAGGCCGTGGACTGTATCTTGAGCAATGCGACACAGAATTGGAGAGCTGTGTTGTGGATAGTGAAATGCTTCCTGTCTGTAAATGCTGTGGGAACTGTTAAAAAGtaacaaacaacaaaagcaaatcaaGCAACCCTCAACTAAAACATGGGAATGATCATTCCTTTTTCATGAACTACTTAACATCAGATCTTTCAGCCTCTGGCTCCCCTCTTTAGGGGATCTAATCCTTTGATTAGGTGGAATTCTGCAGCTCATAAGCCCGCCGAGTATCACTTGTAATTGATAGTTCTCGTGTACTGGAAGCTGATGATGTTATGTACGTTAATAATGATCTCTTATTGTTAATAGTGATATAGAATAGTTAGTATTTTCTAATATTCTGCACATTTATCTTGATTATAAATCTTTGTAAGCATGCCATCtgttttacaaaggaaaaaagttaaagGGTGATTCACTTTAGTAAAATAATTGATACTTTTGATCTGTTAATCgtagaaaattaattattatatttattcttttcaaagctttgtattttaagtCAAGAAGGAATTTGATACAACTGATGTATTTTAATAGAGTATGAAGCAGTTTGGGGACCTCAGAGTATTTTATACCTGGGCATTGTTTGCAATGTCAGGAAAAACTCTGAAAGTTATAAAGAACCAACTTTCAGGTAGTTTGAGGTTATTTCTACTATTTAAAACAGTAAAGGTATTTTGTTTCCTGGATTTGTTAAGAGCATTGTTTGCTGCACAGAACCAAGTGTAACTTAACAAACTGCCGTCTGTTCTTTTCTTGGCTCGTTGTCCCTGATTCTGGACCAGTAGGTTAAGGATTCCTGTGTTTTCATCTGTAAACAGCACCCCTACCTTCTCCAGTCCCCAGATTATTCTACACAAATGATTCAGAGCAACAAATTTGAAAGTCTGTttcctagaatcacagaatgacctgggttgaaaaggactacagtgatcatctagtttcaagccccctgctttgtgcagggtcaccaaccaggctgcccagagccacatccagcctggccttgaatgcctcaagggatggggcacccacagcctccttgggaaacctgttccagtgcttcaccaccctctgtgtagaaaaacttcctcctaatatctaatctaaacctcccctgtcttagttaaaaccattcccccttgtcttatcactatcaaCCCACTTAAACAGTTGtctcccctcctgcttatatgctcccttcaagtactggaagtgTTTTGGTGCAAAGAAAAGATGCATAGTTTTTTTCAGGACAGACAGGTATTTTGATCTAGCTgtataaaaaaaagtatgtgtTCTTCATGGATATTTTCACCTAGGAAATGCCTCTGTTCTCTTGAGATGTAAACAGAGGAAAACTTGTTCTggttctctgctttcagaagtgaCGAAACCAAGGCCAAGGCAAACCACGAAGCGGAAAAGGACTGCTGACAAGTCCACAAGCACAAGTGACCCAGTTATTGAGGATGATCATGTTCAAGTAAGATGTTTTTCCTCACTCACTACAAGTTTTTATCAGCTGGGGGTGCTCACGAACAGCAATACAGTAGCGTAGACTTGTCTTTCTTTTAGGACTAGATGTTGTTCTCTGTGGTCCTGTCTGTATGTaggaaaattctgttttggGTGCAGTGATACTTGAAGGCTGGCTTGAGAAGAGCAAAGTAAATGCTAAAGCTAAAATTGAAGTTACTGAGATGCTCACAGCTACAGTGCTGCATAAAGTCCTGCCTTCCCATACTGTCTGTGATGTGCAAGGggaaattttcttctctgacattTGATTTTTGAAATGACAGCATAAGCTACTGCTGTTAAAAGAAACATGGTGTATGTAATTAACTCTAGAAATACCAGCTCAATTGTAATGTTGCAAGCTGGGGGTTTTCTTACTAGGTAAATAACTGGTAGGTGGTAGATTATCTGATAGAAACTGTGTTTTCTgatgagaatttttttattttttttttttatcctgtgaAGTTATTCTTTTGCATTCTGTGATGTTGCTAGTCAgcagaaagtctttttttttctgccattaaGTGACTAGTCATCTCAAATGCCTGTGAACCCAAGTTGTAACATTTTGATTAGTATCTCCTTAGTATCTTTGTGTATCTGGCAGTAGCAGcttatttgatttgatttgatttgatttgatttgatttgatttgatttgatttgacCTATtatggatttgtttgttttcaacagGTACTGACTTTGAAATCCAAAAATCTTGTTGGAATCACTTTGACCAATTGTGGAATAACAGATTTGGTGCTGAAAGACTGCCCCAAAATGATGTTCATACATGGTGTGTAGCTGATGTTATGCCTGTCTCCTCCATCTAGGATCATTAGACGTTTCTGAAGGAAGCCAAGTTAATCCGTTGCTGCTTTGCTACAAGTCAAACTGATATTTAGAATTATTGCATCTCAATTTGAATGTTCTTTT includes these proteins:
- the FBXO38 gene encoding F-box only protein 38 isoform X3, whose protein sequence is MPQVHILGKFRNRNGAFPIPPENKLKIPIGAKIQTLHLVGVNVPEIPCIPMLRHLYLKWVRLTKPQPFKDFLCISLRTFVMRNCAGPTNSLKYVPLVTGLASARNLEHLELVRVPFLGGLIQHVVEDSWRSGGFRNLHTIVLGACKNALEVDLGYLIITAARRLHEVRIQPSLTKDGVFSALKMAELEFPQFETLHLGYVDEFLLQCKMTNGDLVKYGLADVVENPGIITDIGMKAVNEVFSCIKYLVIYNCPHLHNPNNWITDHSRWTRLVDLTLVRCHAIKLDSFSQFIELLPSLEFISLDQMFREPPKGCARVGLSAGTGIGVSSALVSNQNSNNDNDNNNNHQNNNNPNIHHNNHQHPNDQNEENELRQDGQAEGQQIAAEALNEMEEVAPEEGMAAGQGHSDVPAHSQAVVPMEVDEEQAGPSGIQPVVKAAPITVHDSDSEDEEESMGTRACITNNIAQNYSDGEEKTRDPVETKEPSVSGKGKTPLRKRCSASQVGQAKQFHMEESSCEKGCQVTSEQIKADMKAASDMPERNKGKDSYPSCGNATGSTGSSSSCSAISPSPDCAQTASSHCAGTSLTAADESRQCVCSPCKSEGSSERETEETSVCSRCSCYKPQDTQRRTSGCCDGECPSTSGACRSGRSSTGSDFALRTLPNCGSPREAGGERTSGSACGPASGEQSVGSQQKTCEMQYKEEYPRRPLTRARSKLSHVPLVSESEVTKPRPRQTTKRKRTADKSTSTSDPVIEDDHVQVLTLKSKNLVGITLTNCGITDLVLKDCPKMMFIHATRCRVLKHLKVENAPVVNRFDYAQCKKLNMDQVLDQILRMPPERNRIIYLRPMQQVDTLTLEQKIFSGPYPYHICIIHEFSNPPNVRNKVRIRSWMDTIANINQELIKYEFFPEATRTEEDLKKYTKYPWGRDIYTLEGIVDGAPYSMITDFPWLRSLRTAEPNSYARYDFEDDERTTIYAPRRKGQLSADICMETIGEEISELRQMKKGVFQRVVAIFIHYCDVNGEPVEDDYI
- the FBXO38 gene encoding F-box only protein 38 isoform X1, yielding MGPRRKNVKPCSVNREGSESTKADEPKDYMNQLSHEVLCHIFRYLPLQDIMCMECLSRKLKEAVTLYLRVVKVVDLCAGRWWEYMPTGFTDSSFLTLLRKMPDIEQLYGLHPRYLERRRVRGHEAFSIPGVLEALQACPNLLGVETSHLELVEAIWTYMPQVHILGKFRNRNGAFPIPPENKLKIPIGAKIQTLHLVGVNVPEIPCIPMLRHLYLKWVRLTKPQPFKDFLCISLRTFVMRNCAGPTNSLKYVPLVTGLASARNLEHLELVRVPFLGGLIQHVVEDSWRSGGFRNLHTIVLGACKNALEVDLGYLIITAARRLHEVRIQPSLTKDGVFSALKMAELEFPQFETLHLGYVDEFLLQCKMTNGDLVKYGLADVVENPGIITDIGMKAVNEVFSCIKYLVIYNCPHLHNPNNWITDHSRWTRLVDLTLVRCHAIKLDSFSQFIELLPSLEFISLDQMFREPPKGCARVGLSAGTGIGVSSALVSNQNSNNDNDNNNNHQNNNNPNIHHNNHQHPNDQNEENELRQDGQAEGQQIAAEALNEMEEVAPEEGMAAGQGHSDVPAHSQAVVPMEVDEEQAGPSGIQPVVKAAPITVHDSDSEDEEESMGTRACITNNIAQNYSDGEEKTRDPVETKEPSVSGKGKTPLRKRCSASQVGQAKQFHMEESSCEKGCQVTSEQIKADMKAASDMPERNKGKDSYPSCGNATGSTGSSSSCSAISPSPDCAQTASSHCAGTSLTAADESRQCVCSPCKSEGSSERETEETSVCSRCSCYKPQDTQRRTSGCCDGECPSTSGACRSGRSSTGSDFALRTLPNCGSPREAGGERTSGSACGPASGEQSVGSQQKTCEMQYKEEYPRRPLTRARSKLSHVPLVSESEVTKPRPRQTTKRKRTADKSTSTSDPVIEDDHVQVLTLKSKNLVGITLTNCGITDLVLKDCPKMMFIHATRCRVLKHLKVENAPVVNRFDYAQCKKLNMDQVLDQILRMPPERNRIIYLRPMQQVDTLTLEQKIFSGPYPYHICIIHEFSNPPNVRNKVRIRSWMDTIANINQELIKYEFFPEATRTEEDLKKYTKYPWGRDIYTLEGIVDGAPYSMITDFPWLRSLRTAEPNSYARYDFEDDERTTIYAPRRKGQLSADICMETIGEEISELRQMKKGVFQRVVAIFIHYCDVNGEPVEDDYI